Proteins co-encoded in one Haloarcula sp. DT43 genomic window:
- a CDS encoding elongation factor EF-2, with protein MGRRKKIVQECETLMDDPEHIRNIAIAAHVDHGKTTLTDNLLAGAGMISDDTAGEQLAMDTEEDEQERGITIDAANVSMTHEYEDQNHLINLIDTPGHVDFGGDVTRAMRAVDGALVVVDAVEGAMPQTETVLRQALREGVKPTLFINKVDRLISELQEGPEEMQERLLAVIQDVNDLIRGMTEEMDDIEDWTVSVEEGTVGFGSALYKWGVSMPSMQRTGMDFGEIMELERNDKRQELHERTPLSDVVLDMVCEHFPNPVDAQPRRVPRIWRGDAESELAEDMRLVNEDGEVVLMVTDIGVDPHAGEIAAGRVFSGTLEKGQELYVSGTAGKNRIQSVGIYMGGEREEVDRVPAGNIAAVTGLKDAIAGSTVSSVEMTPFESIEHISEPVITKSVEAQNMDDLPKLIETLQQVAKEDPTIQVEINEDTGEHLISGQGELHLEVIGQRIERNQGIPINTGEPIVVYREAPQSESREVEGISPNRHNRFYISVEPLGDDIVETIKMGEASMDMPELERREALQEAGMDKDDSQNIEHIHGTNILLDETKGIQHLNETMELVIEGLEEALDDGPLASEPVQGSLLRLHDARLHEDAIHRGPAQVIPAVREAVHNALIDARIKLLEPIQEVRIDVPNDHMGAASGEIQGRRGRVDDMYQEGDLMVVEGVAPVDEMIGFSSDIRSATEGRASWNTENAGFQVLADNLQPDKISEIRERKGMKQELNPAIDYF; from the coding sequence ATGGGCCGACGTAAGAAAATCGTCCAGGAATGTGAGACACTGATGGACGACCCGGAGCACATCCGGAACATCGCCATCGCTGCTCACGTCGATCACGGAAAGACGACACTGACGGACAATCTGCTGGCCGGTGCCGGCATGATTTCCGACGACACCGCCGGCGAACAGCTGGCGATGGACACCGAGGAAGACGAACAGGAACGCGGTATCACCATCGACGCGGCCAACGTCTCGATGACCCACGAGTACGAGGACCAGAACCACCTCATCAACCTCATCGACACCCCCGGCCACGTCGACTTCGGTGGCGACGTGACCCGCGCGATGCGTGCCGTCGACGGCGCGCTGGTGGTCGTCGACGCCGTCGAGGGCGCGATGCCCCAGACCGAGACGGTGCTCCGGCAGGCCCTGCGCGAGGGCGTCAAGCCGACGCTGTTCATCAACAAGGTCGACCGCCTCATCTCCGAGCTCCAGGAGGGGCCCGAGGAGATGCAGGAGCGCCTGCTCGCGGTCATCCAGGACGTCAACGACCTCATCCGCGGCATGACCGAAGAGATGGACGACATCGAGGACTGGACGGTCTCCGTCGAGGAAGGGACCGTCGGCTTCGGCTCCGCGCTGTACAAGTGGGGCGTCTCGATGCCGTCGATGCAGCGGACCGGCATGGACTTCGGCGAAATCATGGAGCTCGAACGCAACGACAAGCGCCAGGAACTCCACGAGCGCACGCCGCTGTCCGACGTGGTTCTGGACATGGTGTGTGAACACTTCCCGAACCCCGTCGACGCTCAGCCCCGCCGTGTCCCGCGTATCTGGCGTGGCGACGCCGAGTCCGAACTCGCAGAGGACATGCGGCTGGTCAACGAGGACGGCGAAGTCGTCCTGATGGTCACCGACATCGGCGTTGACCCCCACGCCGGCGAGATCGCCGCCGGCCGTGTCTTCTCCGGCACGCTGGAGAAGGGTCAGGAGCTGTACGTCTCCGGGACCGCTGGCAAGAACCGCATCCAGAGCGTCGGCATCTACATGGGTGGCGAGCGCGAGGAAGTCGACCGCGTCCCCGCCGGCAACATCGCCGCCGTCACGGGCCTCAAGGACGCCATCGCCGGCTCTACCGTTTCCAGCGTCGAGATGACTCCCTTCGAGTCCATCGAGCACATCTCGGAGCCGGTCATCACGAAGTCCGTCGAGGCACAGAACATGGACGACCTGCCGAAGCTCATCGAGACGCTCCAGCAGGTCGCCAAGGAAGACCCGACCATCCAGGTCGAAATCAACGAGGACACCGGCGAGCACCTCATCTCCGGCCAGGGCGAACTGCACCTGGAAGTCATCGGCCAGCGCATCGAGCGCAACCAGGGCATCCCGATAAACACCGGTGAGCCCATCGTCGTCTACCGCGAGGCCCCACAGAGCGAGAGCCGCGAGGTCGAGGGCATCTCGCCGAACCGCCACAACCGCTTCTACATCTCCGTCGAGCCGCTTGGCGACGACATCGTCGAGACCATCAAGATGGGCGAGGCGTCGATGGACATGCCCGAACTGGAGCGCCGTGAAGCGCTGCAGGAGGCCGGCATGGACAAGGACGACTCCCAGAACATCGAGCACATCCACGGGACCAACATCCTCCTCGACGAGACGAAGGGGATTCAGCACCTCAACGAGACGATGGAGCTCGTCATCGAGGGCCTCGAAGAGGCGCTTGACGACGGGCCGCTCGCCTCCGAGCCGGTCCAGGGCTCCCTGCTGCGCCTCCACGACGCCCGTCTCCACGAGGACGCCATCCACCGCGGTCCGGCTCAGGTCATCCCCGCGGTGCGTGAGGCCGTCCACAACGCGCTCATCGACGCACGCATCAAGCTCCTGGAGCCGATTCAGGAGGTCCGCATCGACGTGCCCAACGACCACATGGGTGCCGCGAGCGGCGAGATTCAGGGCCGCCGTGGCCGCGTCGACGACATGTACCAGGAAGGCGACCTGATGGTCGTCGAGGGCGTCGCGCCCGTCGACGAGATGATCGGCTTCTCCTCCGACATCCGCTCGGCCACCGAGGGCCGCGCCTCCTGGAACACCGAGAACGCCGGCTTCCAGGTTCTCGCCGACAACCTCCAGCCCGACAAGATCAGCGAGATTCGCGAGCGTAAGGGCATGAAGCAGGAACTCAACCCGGCCATCGACTACTTCTAG
- a CDS encoding peptidase, with the protein MFLVVVLAVIGLSLGALGSAIVQRLSNPVARYRQLYLGVLLPFALLSYAVFRLLGFGYAVAGGGTGTVGTLLATFIELLVAGAVGLAAYAPTVRGVRSVRDIELSTGRALARMGRYVLGLSVFATVVIAPLETGLPSVVLLAAVAVLVVAVQAAAPWIIPVVRSVRRPDESTGATLNRLRERAGLTVRDVRILDTDREEMADTTVRGVPGYRRLFVTSTFLDAFDDETATALLAVQAGRQDARVLARVVGGLLLTLVPLFVALADVGPLWPLVGVSLGLVVGSLWVARRGVRAADDHAADRVGPDAVADALERYAAVHDMEPSRRRFANPFSKSPPLGNRIDRLREQAAE; encoded by the coding sequence GTGTTCCTCGTCGTCGTCCTCGCCGTCATCGGCCTCTCCCTCGGCGCGCTCGGCAGCGCAATCGTACAGCGACTCTCGAACCCCGTCGCCAGGTATCGGCAGCTGTACCTCGGGGTCCTGCTCCCGTTCGCCCTGCTGTCGTACGCCGTCTTTCGACTGCTCGGGTTCGGCTACGCAGTGGCCGGCGGAGGGACAGGAACGGTCGGCACGCTGCTGGCGACGTTCATCGAACTGCTCGTCGCGGGCGCTGTCGGACTGGCTGCGTACGCGCCGACGGTTCGGGGCGTCCGCAGCGTCCGGGACATCGAGCTCTCGACCGGCCGGGCGCTCGCCCGGATGGGGCGGTACGTCCTCGGGCTATCGGTTTTCGCGACGGTCGTCATCGCACCGCTCGAAACCGGACTGCCGTCGGTCGTCCTGCTGGCCGCCGTCGCCGTGCTCGTCGTCGCCGTGCAGGCCGCGGCCCCCTGGATTATCCCGGTCGTTCGGTCCGTGCGGAGACCGGACGAGTCGACCGGAGCGACGCTGAATCGCCTCCGGGAGCGGGCGGGACTGACGGTCCGGGACGTTCGGATTCTCGACACCGACCGGGAGGAGATGGCGGACACGACCGTCCGCGGGGTCCCGGGCTACCGTCGTCTGTTCGTGACGAGCACGTTCCTCGACGCGTTCGACGACGAGACGGCGACGGCCCTGCTCGCGGTCCAGGCCGGCCGCCAGGACGCCCGGGTGCTCGCCCGGGTCGTCGGGGGCCTGCTCCTCACGCTGGTCCCGCTGTTCGTGGCACTGGCCGATGTCGGCCCGCTGTGGCCCCTCGTCGGCGTGAGCCTCGGCCTCGTCGTGGGAAGCCTGTGGGTCGCCCGACGGGGCGTCCGCGCGGCCGACGACCACGCGGCCGACCGCGTCGGCCCGGATGCCGTCGCCGACGCACTCGAACGGTACGCCGCCGTCCACGACATGGAGCCGTCCCGGCGACGGTTCGCCAACCCGTTCTCGAAGTCGCCGCCGCTGGGGAACCGAATCGACCGATTGCGGGAGCAAGCGGCGGAGTAA
- a CDS encoding amino acid-binding protein: protein MSDSTDEVRSYTVRLELVDEPGELLRALEPIADNGGNLLSIFHERGNVTPRGHIPVEVDLEATPERFDGIVDALRDAGINVIQAGAEQYSEALTVILTGHLVNTDLSDTLSRIHESTDATVTDLSLSAPAGTDDTSSARIRLATEEGAVDETMRSVRTVADEKSLQVIEPLAAGGEA from the coding sequence ATGAGCGACTCGACCGACGAGGTACGGTCCTACACAGTTCGGCTGGAACTGGTCGACGAACCGGGCGAACTGCTGCGGGCGCTCGAACCCATCGCCGACAACGGCGGGAACCTCCTCTCTATCTTCCACGAGCGGGGGAACGTGACCCCGCGGGGCCACATCCCCGTGGAGGTCGACCTGGAGGCGACCCCCGAGCGGTTCGACGGCATCGTCGACGCACTCCGGGACGCCGGCATCAACGTCATCCAGGCCGGGGCCGAGCAGTACAGCGAGGCGCTGACGGTCATCCTCACCGGCCACCTCGTCAACACTGACCTCTCCGATACGCTCTCGCGGATTCACGAGTCCACTGACGCCACCGTGACCGACCTCTCGCTGTCGGCACCGGCGGGGACCGACGACACCTCCAGCGCACGTATCCGACTGGCGACCGAGGAGGGCGCGGTCGACGAGACGATGCGTTCGGTCCGCACCGTCGCCGACGAGAAGTCGCTACAGGTCATCGAGCCACTCGCTGCTGGGGGTGAGGCATGA
- a CDS encoding homoserine dehydrogenase, translating to MRLAVVGAGAVGSSVVELAGDHGHSVTAFADSSSAVVDADGIDAAEALDRKRTDGVVGSGAPEDALAAEYDVLVEATPTTLGDAEPGFGHVRAALERDRHAVLANKGPVAERYADVRALERDSEGTVLFEATVGGAMPVLSTIADFDPSHITAVRGVLNGTANFILSRMATEGLDYEHVLAEAQDLGVAEADPTFDVDGTDAALKGVIIANVLSDDGTEYTLDDAEVEGIQEISGSALELARADGRTVRLIAEVVGGSVRVGPRLVPDNAPLAVSGTRNIAQLETEHAGQLNISGRGAGGPETASAVLADVGRL from the coding sequence ATGAGACTCGCTGTCGTCGGGGCCGGCGCGGTCGGGTCCAGCGTCGTCGAACTCGCGGGCGACCACGGCCACTCGGTCACCGCGTTCGCCGACTCCAGCAGCGCCGTCGTCGACGCCGACGGCATCGACGCCGCCGAGGCGCTCGACCGGAAGCGGACCGACGGCGTCGTCGGCAGCGGCGCGCCCGAGGACGCGCTGGCCGCCGAGTACGACGTCCTCGTCGAGGCGACGCCGACGACGCTGGGTGACGCCGAACCCGGCTTCGGCCACGTCCGGGCCGCGCTCGAACGGGACCGCCACGCCGTGCTGGCGAACAAGGGCCCGGTCGCCGAACGCTACGCCGACGTTCGGGCGCTGGAGCGGGACAGCGAGGGGACCGTGCTGTTCGAGGCCACCGTCGGCGGCGCGATGCCGGTGCTCTCGACTATCGCCGACTTCGACCCGAGCCACATCACCGCCGTCCGTGGGGTGCTCAACGGCACCGCGAACTTCATCCTCTCGCGGATGGCGACCGAGGGGCTCGACTACGAGCACGTCCTCGCGGAGGCCCAGGACCTCGGGGTCGCCGAGGCCGACCCGACGTTCGACGTGGACGGCACCGACGCCGCGCTGAAAGGCGTCATCATCGCGAACGTCCTGTCCGACGACGGGACGGAGTACACCCTCGACGACGCCGAGGTCGAGGGGATTCAGGAGATATCCGGCAGCGCCCTCGAACTCGCGCGGGCCGACGGCCGGACCGTCCGGCTCATCGCCGAAGTGGTCGGCGGGTCGGTCCGCGTCGGCCCCCGGCTCGTCCCGGACAACGCGCCGCTGGCCGTCTCCGGGACCCGGAACATCGCCCAGCTGGAGACCGAACACGCCGGCCAGCTCAACATCTCCGGGCGCGGCGCGGGCGGCCCGGAGACGGCAAGCGCAGTCCTCGCCGACGTCGGCCGGCTGTAA
- the tuf gene encoding translation elongation factor EF-1 subunit alpha, whose translation MSDEQHQNLAIIGHVDHGKSTLVGRLLYETGSVPEHVIEQHKEEAEEKGKGGFEFAYVMDNLAEERERGVTIDIAHQEFSTDAYDFTIVDCPGHRDFVKNMITGASQADNAVLVVAADDGVQPQTQEHVFLARTLGIGELIVAVNKMDLVDYGESEYKQVVEEVKDLLTQVRFDSENAKFIPVSAFEGDNIAEESEHTGWYDGEILLEALNELPAPEPPTDAPLRLPIQDVYTISGIGTVPVGRVETGVLNTGDNVSFQPSDVSGEVKTVEMHHEEVPKAEPGDNVGFNVRGVGKDDIRRGDVCGPADDPPSVAETFQAQIVVMQHPSVITEGYTPVFHAHTAQVACTVESIDKKIDPSSGEVAEENPDFIQNGDAAVVTVRPQKPLSIEPSSEIPELGSFAIRDMGQTIAAGKVLSVNER comes from the coding sequence ATGAGCGACGAACAACACCAGAACCTGGCCATCATCGGCCACGTCGACCACGGGAAGAGCACGCTCGTCGGCCGACTCCTGTACGAGACAGGGTCGGTACCGGAGCACGTCATCGAACAGCACAAGGAAGAAGCCGAGGAGAAGGGCAAGGGCGGCTTCGAGTTCGCCTACGTCATGGACAACCTCGCCGAAGAGCGTGAGCGCGGTGTCACCATCGACATCGCCCACCAGGAGTTCAGCACCGACGCCTACGACTTCACCATCGTGGACTGTCCTGGTCACCGCGACTTCGTGAAGAACATGATTACCGGCGCGTCCCAGGCTGACAACGCCGTCCTAGTCGTCGCCGCCGACGACGGCGTCCAGCCGCAGACCCAGGAGCACGTGTTCCTGGCCCGCACCCTGGGCATCGGTGAACTCATCGTCGCCGTCAACAAGATGGACCTCGTCGACTACGGCGAGTCCGAGTACAAGCAGGTCGTCGAAGAGGTCAAGGACCTCCTCACGCAGGTCCGCTTCGACTCCGAGAACGCGAAGTTCATCCCCGTCTCCGCCTTCGAGGGCGACAACATCGCCGAAGAGTCCGAGCACACGGGCTGGTACGACGGCGAAATCCTGCTCGAAGCGCTCAACGAACTGCCGGCTCCGGAGCCGCCGACGGACGCGCCGCTCCGACTGCCGATTCAGGACGTCTACACCATCTCCGGCATCGGGACGGTCCCGGTCGGCCGCGTCGAGACCGGTGTCCTCAACACGGGCGACAACGTCAGCTTCCAGCCCTCGGACGTCTCCGGCGAAGTCAAGACCGTCGAGATGCACCACGAGGAAGTCCCGAAGGCCGAGCCCGGTGACAACGTCGGGTTCAACGTCCGCGGCGTCGGCAAGGACGACATCCGACGCGGCGACGTCTGTGGTCCGGCCGACGACCCGCCGTCCGTCGCCGAGACCTTCCAGGCCCAGATCGTCGTGATGCAGCACCCGTCCGTCATCACGGAAGGGTACACCCCGGTCTTCCACGCTCACACGGCACAGGTCGCCTGTACCGTCGAGTCCATCGACAAGAAGATCGACCCGTCCTCCGGCGAGGTCGCCGAGGAGAACCCCGACTTCATCCAGAACGGGGACGCCGCCGTCGTCACGGTCCGACCCCAGAAGCCGCTCAGCATCGAGCCGTCCTCCGAGATTCCGGAGCTGGGCTCGTTCGCTATCCGCGACATGGGTCAGACCATCGCCGCCGGCAAAGTCCTCAGCGTCAACGAGCGATAA
- the rpsJ gene encoding 30S ribosomal protein S10, whose amino-acid sequence MSQQARVRLAGTSPEDLDDICADVREIANKTGVELSGPVPLPTKTLEVPTRKSPDGEGTATWEHWEMRVHKRLIDIDADERALRQLMRIQVPNDVSIEIVLED is encoded by the coding sequence ATGTCCCAGCAGGCACGCGTTCGGCTCGCGGGCACAAGCCCCGAGGACCTCGACGACATCTGCGCCGACGTGCGGGAGATCGCGAACAAGACCGGCGTCGAACTCTCCGGTCCGGTTCCGCTCCCCACCAAGACGCTGGAGGTTCCCACCCGCAAGTCCCCCGACGGTGAGGGGACCGCGACGTGGGAACACTGGGAGATGCGCGTCCACAAGCGGCTCATCGATATCGACGCCGACGAACGGGCACTGCGCCAGCTGATGCGCATCCAGGTTCCCAACGACGTCTCCATCGAGATCGTCCTCGAGGACTGA
- the engB gene encoding GTP-binding protein EngB: MFESRPDRDAEVVLVGRSNVGKSTLMREITGHTFDTGQRPGVTRSPNHFDWASADFVISDLPGFGFMKGVPEDVREEIKTDVVQYVEANADKILVGILVVDGKSVIDIIDRHSGPDEIPHDVEMFHFLREVGVEPVVAVNKMDKVDDRDERLNDLCDRLGLHPPWQQWQETIAPISAKRGSIEPLNEAVRHHLHEAERDDLFQFF; the protein is encoded by the coding sequence ATGTTCGAGTCACGACCGGACCGGGACGCCGAGGTGGTGCTCGTCGGCCGGTCCAACGTCGGGAAGTCGACGTTGATGCGCGAGATAACGGGCCACACCTTCGATACGGGCCAGCGACCCGGCGTCACCCGCTCGCCCAACCACTTCGACTGGGCCAGCGCCGACTTCGTCATCAGTGACCTCCCCGGCTTCGGGTTCATGAAAGGCGTTCCCGAGGACGTCCGCGAGGAAATCAAGACCGACGTGGTCCAGTACGTCGAGGCCAACGCCGACAAGATTCTCGTCGGCATCCTCGTCGTCGACGGCAAGTCCGTCATCGACATCATCGACCGCCACTCCGGCCCGGACGAGATTCCACACGACGTCGAGATGTTCCACTTTCTCCGTGAGGTCGGCGTCGAACCGGTCGTCGCCGTCAACAAGATGGACAAGGTCGACGACAGGGACGAGCGCCTGAACGACCTCTGTGACCGGCTCGGACTGCACCCGCCGTGGCAGCAGTGGCAGGAGACCATCGCCCCCATCAGCGCGAAACGCGGCTCCATCGAGCCACTGAACGAGGCCGTTCGGCACCACCTCCACGAGGCCGAGCGCGACGACCTGTTCCAGTTCTTCTGA
- a CDS encoding TIGR00341 family protein, which translates to MRLVQLLIPTGKRDAVLGVLADEGIDYVLTDETSGREYTAVVTFPVPTNALEPVLEELRSVGIDDDGYTVVVDANTVISSQFDELEETYAEEEDEDRIAREELTSKAKDLAPSLSNYALMTVISAIIATAGLLLDSPAVVVGSMVIAPLIGPAMTANVGTVVDDHEMFVRGVKLQAVGLGLAVTSATAFALLVRYANVIPPLADVTAVGQIRERVAPDFLSLVVALGAGAAGVVSLTSGVSTALVGVMIAVALIPPAATVGIGIAWGQPLVSLGSAVLLLVNVLSINLAVLVGLWYQGYRPEHWFRESDARSATVKRIGVLALSILVLSAFLGGVTLDSYQRAATESDIREGIEGNVDPPARVLSVEVESTNTAIFQQPRRVVVTVGLPPDAQRPPLVDRLDAVADEAAGRDVVTEVHYVTVERSG; encoded by the coding sequence GTGCGGCTGGTACAGCTACTGATTCCGACCGGGAAGCGCGACGCCGTCCTGGGCGTGTTGGCCGACGAGGGCATCGACTACGTGCTCACGGACGAGACGAGCGGGCGGGAGTACACCGCCGTCGTTACCTTCCCGGTTCCGACGAACGCGCTCGAACCAGTCCTCGAGGAGCTGCGGAGCGTCGGCATCGACGACGACGGCTACACCGTCGTCGTGGACGCGAACACCGTCATCTCCAGCCAGTTCGACGAACTGGAGGAGACCTACGCCGAGGAGGAAGACGAGGACCGCATCGCGCGGGAGGAACTCACCTCGAAGGCGAAGGACCTCGCCCCGTCACTGTCGAACTACGCGCTGATGACCGTCATCAGCGCGATTATCGCGACCGCGGGGCTCCTGCTCGACTCCCCGGCGGTCGTCGTCGGCTCGATGGTCATCGCCCCGCTCATCGGGCCGGCGATGACTGCCAACGTCGGGACCGTCGTCGACGACCACGAGATGTTCGTCCGCGGCGTCAAACTCCAGGCCGTCGGGCTCGGACTCGCCGTCACGAGCGCGACGGCGTTCGCCCTGCTCGTCCGGTACGCCAACGTCATCCCGCCGCTCGCCGACGTGACCGCGGTCGGGCAGATACGCGAGCGGGTCGCCCCCGACTTCCTCTCGCTGGTCGTCGCGCTCGGTGCCGGCGCGGCCGGCGTCGTCAGCCTCACGAGCGGCGTCTCGACGGCGCTGGTCGGCGTCATGATCGCCGTCGCGCTCATCCCGCCGGCGGCGACGGTCGGCATCGGCATCGCCTGGGGCCAGCCGCTCGTCAGCCTCGGCTCCGCCGTGCTCCTGCTCGTGAACGTGCTCTCTATCAACCTCGCGGTGCTGGTCGGGCTCTGGTACCAGGGCTACCGCCCGGAACACTGGTTCCGGGAGAGCGACGCCCGGTCGGCGACGGTCAAACGCATCGGCGTCCTCGCCCTGTCGATACTCGTCCTCTCGGCGTTCCTCGGTGGGGTGACCTTGGACTCCTACCAGCGAGCGGCGACGGAGTCCGACATCCGGGAGGGCATCGAGGGGAACGTCGACCCGCCGGCCCGCGTGTTGTCGGTGGAGGTCGAATCGACGAACACCGCGATTTTCCAGCAGCCCCGCCGCGTCGTCGTCACCGTCGGCCTGCCGCCGGACGCACAGCGGCCGCCGCTGGTCGACCGACTCGACGCCGTGGCCGACGAGGCCGCCGGCCGCGACGTCGTGACCGAGGTCCACTACGTCACCGTCGAACGGAGCGGCTGA